The Clarias gariepinus isolate MV-2021 ecotype Netherlands chromosome 12, CGAR_prim_01v2, whole genome shotgun sequence region tattattttactgtatgtaaaaagcATGAAATTTTTTCCAGCCCACATATCAGATCTCACATATCACAGCTGTGCAACATTAGGGTTTAGCAAACAAATGCAGGGGACCTTACTAAGTGGTATGATCCAACTTTACTTGTTTCACTTGTATAATCTTAGACATCACACTGTACCTGAGCACACGACTCCTACGTCCTCCTGGTGTCCACATTCCCCCTCTTCACACAGCTGAGATCTGCAGTTCCACAGGGACGTCTCGTTCCCTTCACACTCCACCTCATTCAGCCATATGGACCCAGTTCCAGGACCAAACCAGGCTGGTATGTGGGTACTGAGGGCCACTCCACACTGCAGCTGTCTGCACACCACCTGCGCATCCTCAATATCCCACGAGTCATCACACACTGTCCCCCACGAGCCACTGTGGAAAACCTCCAGCCTTCCTGCACAGTCTCCCCCAGAACCAACCAGCCTGATGGACCTGGGGTCtgggttaaataattttttagctTAATAgattttcaaaataataaatttaatgtttttatatttaataagtataatttaaaatcatttatttttcttgttaatAGTTGCTTATTTGTAGGTGTTGTGCTGCATACCTGAGCAGGTAATGTAGAGCTGTTCCCCGGAGCTGCAGTTGACAGGTTGTGCACTGCTGCAGTTCCCCAGATGAGCTTCACTCCCAGAGCAGCTGAAACCCGTTACAcacatgtgtttgtgttcagtggTGAATGAAGAGGAGCGGTAGTTCAGCACAGAGCCACAGCCCAGCTGTCTGCAAAGCACAGACGCCTCAGACAGACTCCACGAGTCCAGGAGAACTCTCCTCCAGTCCTGCCCGAAATAAATCTTCACCTCCCCCTGACACTCGCTCCCTTCAGACAACCGCACTCGCCCCTCATGAAATGCCATGGATGATCCTGAAACAGAAgatcatcatttaaatattctaatgaaTACTGAGTTTATTCACTAACGTGGTGTAGGTGAGGTTAATATCTCACCATTACAGATGACTCCAGCATCGTGTTTATGAGAGCATGCAGCTCGACTCCATGATGAGACGCCACattgtgataggtgtgtctcATTTCCCTGACAATCAAACACATCAGCCCAGATGTGGCCACTCCCCTCCCCAAACCAGTCCACCCCCACCACAGCCACAGCGCTCCCACAATCCAGCTGTGCACAGAGAACATCTGCAGTGTTCATACCCCAGTTTACAGCACAAACTGTGCCCCAGTCACTGAGGTACTGGAGCTCCACTCGACCAGAACAGGAGTCCGGTCCATTCACCAGCCGCGCCTTTGTGTGACCTGAACAAACAGCCGAGAGCTCAGTGAAAGAGGAACATTAACAAAGACACCTTACAGTTTGATTGACAGGTATGTGGTCTCTATATAAACATATGTTAAATCATAATACTTAACCAGAACATATTAATCCTACATCGTTGTCATGGGAGCAGTGTGAGTGTTTGAGTGAAGATGATGTTGGACAGAAGGTAATCTCAGATTCATTTCCTCTACACTGAAGCTCCTCTGTCCACACCTGACCCTCTCCTCGGCCAAAAGCAGCTGATCCCAGCACCTTCACAGGAATCCCACAGCCCAGCTCTTGACACACAACCTCTGCATCCTGCTGGTCAAAGTCAGCATCACACACTGTGGACCAGGAACCTCCATGATACACCTCCACTCTCCCAGAGCACTGGTGAGGGCCAGCACTGAGTCTCACATTTTTACCTGGAATTTATTTAATCGTGTAAATATTGAGAGAGGCGTTCTAAGAGttattttagagattttatttagttattagtGAAGTTTAGGaggcaaataaattatttatatcatgatttaattaaatgttacactaacaatttaaaataatataaaaaggaaaattagCTATTTGTTACATTTCATTAGATGTGTTTAAAATATCTTCTACACAATATGTTTGCAGATTGATTCAGTTCATTTTATAACTGTTTTTACTGTAATTCTAGTCAAGTTTTTCCCTGGTTTTTGTTCTCCTCTTCGATTTAAATATGGTTTCCCAGCATCCTTCAAAGCTTTTCTTACTCTGCCCTTCCATTTGTGGGGGGAAGGGGAGTGACACATTCCAATCGGCCAcccatttacaaatgaatgggAGTCAATTGTCAGTGATTAAGCTGTTAGTTTAAAACCAAGAGGCCATTTGGCCTACCTCTGGTAGGGCTGGAGGGGTCAGAAAAACCTGGTAGTTCTAGTgctagtagccagagacccaagagacgaacagactaggtacacagcagactaggtatAAAACAGACCAAGAACTATAAAGGTTAGTGGCTGAACAGACTGAGATCTAATCAGACTAGGAGACTAAACAGACTATGAGCTAAGCAAGTTAGTAATTCCATGGTTAGTAGTTATACAGACTAAGAAGTAAACATACAAGAAATGGAACTTACACACAAGAGTAAATATACAAGAGGctaattctcctagaggctaatcctgctaggagacacagaaaccaaaaagacataaactaaatCCAGaaaggggtccgttcttcgtacgtcactgactcagttagctggatttgattgttgtggatttgtcctgatcttggattgttttgttctttgatgCGCTTatcgcatttgctgtcatagcaacatatccgtaaggttgaacctgctcgggagcaggtttatttcatgtaaacaggatttagcctgcgctcctggcgggttatgattggttgaaatcacatctgattggttaaagagcacgactgactcacatggaaaagtatatgccccctggcATGGACTCCCTCCCCACCCCCctacacacataatcgctatcaaatattatatattgtggcgtgggcggggttttgattagttaccatcatgctttgcgggaggggttgttatgtgttcaccctgttgggaaaaggtgtttgggttagtggcttcggccaggggtgtgtgtgtgtgttttatggaggttggatgtggtgtttttgtgtttacgtGCTGGTAcgaaataaattactcccagccatttgcattgggcagcaaagaagctcactcgtctctgcAAGTGCCTGCTTAGCGGTGGAAaccgctacatttggtgtcagaagtgggatgaaGAGAagcgggttagagcgcaccccggaggaaatccggaggattcaagtaggccgccgagtagcagaaTGGTTGAGGAGGAAGAAAACCCTCCCGGACGGAGCCAGCGCGAGCAAAGAGCAGCGACGGGAGCGGCGCGTTTCAAGTTCCGGCACTGGATTTCGGAggggattcctccagtgacgcaGCGCAggcaccggagcaagctacagctccatGCGCCGCCAGCCGGCAAGGCGACATGCGGCTGCGCCTGCctgcctacaacggcgccgtcgaGCCCCACGCTTTCCTCGCCCAAGTGGAGCTAGCCACCGACTTCTCGGGCTGGTCTCCGGCGGAAACCACcatccgggtggccctctcgctggaagGCGACGCGCTCCGGGCATTGGAGGACCTCTgggctgatgagcggaaggactgggcgaagctgcgggagtcgaCCCAGCCTCCgagacgccgaggccagggactgctggactaccactgcaacgttctcaggcctgaggacagcgtaccccagcagccgttaaactagcttcggggggcgccgaggggaagccaCCTCCCACAGctgtctttgtttccccaacagctggatttaacttccggtcgggacgtttaggaaatcgcgcgggtgtcgacgtgaactgtggcctggacaacgctTCGCTATGGGCGCTCGTAGACACCGGCTCTTTCTCTGCTGCGCTGGGGATTATTGGAGCgcggcgagcgcggttgtatgctgccggacccggcctTGAACATTCGCACTGTGTTGGGGAGTTATCTGAAGATAcaggcctgtcgcacagtgcgaatacaagtaggtgcaatcattctttctcatccattctttgtggcaaacatcgaggatgattgtatcttggggttagacattttggaaaggtggggtgcggtactgaatctcgcggacggaactctgtactaggttgggttaaagcgggcTGGAGACCGGATTATaccgcggttgctcacctgggcctagaggtaaaagctctccactcgcagtttaaccGACTAGCGTTGTGGGAGGGCTgcacccctccttcccccgcaaaaagactccggcgttcacaacgtcagcgccgaccaccggcaCGCCTtctagactgagttcgccatggtgaccggggacggtcacagctcgggtgggggcagtgtggctagttagtggcttcggccaggggcgtgtgtgtgtgtgttagatgtgtgttttatggaggttgTATGTGATGTTTGCATTTGGCAGCaaagaagctcactcgtctcttcaAGTGCCTGCTTagcagtgaaaaacgctacaatatgaacataaattcataggtttagtgttatcaaatatgatattactattataataaaccctaggcacgagacagccgtcaagaccatgaatacaaattcttgtataatgtttattttgtaacacatttatttttcaggggtttgtcataaaaatatgcaaataaatatttatatatatattaaaaatcaatattttgtaatgataaattggacggaactaatattataataaaataaacaatataaaagtatacataatatttctattttttcatatacaacatttattttcatattgcttattttattttattgtcttatgtaatttgtaaaccattaccctatgaatttatgttccaatataatatttgatagcgattatgtgggggggcaatccatggcaggggggcatttcagtgcataacacgtgttacaaaaaaaagttgagctgctctttttccatttcatcaaccaatcggagggcttgtgattagtgtttctactgtcgatgcatatcaccttttaaaccaacgcactaacgcgcaataatcctagacaactcaatacAGCTATACTAACCActcgaagaaccgacttagccagatcgtaattagcatgatgatctcatcttagatgtgtcaattcatctcggatgtgtcaagtgacgtatgaagaacggaccccaggtgCAAACTTAACTTAAACAGCTCCATAAACCAAATGCCAACTATAACagaacaaactaaaacagaacatgaacaaactaaaacagaacataacccaccaaacaagacaaaacaaagGACCATTTAACAGAACTATCACATTAATGCTTgacacagtttcccagaacaaacaGCTATTTGTAGCGaaactaatgagctacctcggttcaggtaaGCTCCCACATCACCTAACCGAGGTGCCTTTTGGGAAACTTggtctacaaacaaaaactacaaaccaaaaacagtgccctctagtggtgaacccTCACAATTTGTTTATCACTAATACTATATCATTATAAGGTTCtggtaaatataaaatgtttattataagcgagtccttactgtatatttgtaatcATATTTAACATTCACAGTTACCTGCATATGCAAATGATAATTTAGACCCAAATTAGCGAGTATTTGTCCTCCTCCACTTTACCATACAGATAAAAACCTGAACCTAGGCCTCAGTCTCTGTGCCACCCCAAAGTGAGTGCTGGGCCCAGCCTGGCCAcccctataaaaaaaaatctggctcTGCCACTGCCTGTCATAATGAACCTCCTGCAAATGGACCCTTACTCAAGCTCAGTCAGCTCTTTGGTAGAGTCGCACCAggcatttaaataaagacaaaatggaATTCAAATAATGTCTGGATAGAATTACAGTTAAATCTTGCTGATAATCTAACTCATTGTTTTTATTCCCTAAATTCAGTAGTTTACCTGAGCAGGTGACTCCAGCGTCAAAACCATGAACACAGCCATAATCTTCTCCTCTACTAACTGACCTACAGTTCTTCAGTGTCGACTCTGATCCTCTACAGTCCACATCAACCATCCAGATTGGTCCTGATCCTGGTCCAAAGTGACCGAACTGAGGTGCATCTACAGCCTCCCCACACTGCAGCTCACTACACACCACTGCAGCATCAGTCATATCCCAGGCAGAaccacacactgttccccactgttCCTCCTGAAGAACCTCCACTCTCCCAGCACAGCGacttccaccattcaccaacctcacactgtctgagagagagagagagagagagtttatctcacacacacacacacacacacacacacacacacacacacacacacaatcttttaTATCTTCTTATTCTTCTATGACTTTTATTGTAATAATctgtttataatttaattctCCTGTCTGGTGGAGTTTATTTCATCGTTGTGGAATCTTTCTATTTAGGTCATGAACAGTCGTATAATCACCTTATTGAgtttacaaatcatttttaGGAGGAGTGATCCTTTTTAACTGATtagacactctctctcacacacacacacacagacacattatttatatttttattattagttgtatCTTTTACTCTGATGTTAAAGCTGCACTGAGGaaatacagctggataaaactACAACTGTGTCAGTTGTCATTTTAGGctgtaaaacaacaaaatgaaaaccaaaCCTAACCCTTGGCTTAATGATACTACGCGTGCCCTTAGGCAGCACTGCAGACAAGCCGAGCGCAGATGGAAGAGGGTCAGATTACAAGTGTCACTGGGTATACTGCGTCACAGTCTTTCTAATTATCAAAATGCAGTTAAAGAAGCTAAATGTATGTACTTGTTAAACGTAATCTCCACCAACTGTAATCGTCCTAGGGTGTTATTTAATACTATTCAGTCAGTTACAAATCCATTGTGTAATGTTCCGAAATGGGTATTAAGGTCATTCTGTGATGAATTTCTAAATCATTTAATCGATAAGATAGCCTCTGTTAGGCAAAATATTAACGTCACTTCAAATGGTCTCGATAtatgttcttcttcttttacgCCCTCATCTTTGTTTAACAAATTTGAGCCAGTGTCCCTATCTCTTCTCTCTGAAGTGGTCCAGCGGTTATCCCTAACTAACTGTCCTCTGGACATTATTTCATCTAGGGTGCTGAAGCAGGTTTTTAATACAGTGGGTCCATGTCCCCTCTCTCTTATAAACAGTTGCCTAAGTTTAGGGTTTGTCCCAGATGTCTTTAAGCACACTGTGGTCAGGCCTTTTCTTAAGAAATCCAATCTTAATCCTACAGTATTCTCTAATCACACATTTTTCTAGTTTTATCACTGCTGGTCTCAATTCTCCAGTTCCTCATTTGAGCCATGCAGTCAAAAATTTGGGGGTGACTTTAGACAGCAGTTTAAACTTTCAGACTCACATTGGATTTTTTCATCTTCGCCTCCTTGCAAAGGTCAAACCCTTTCTGAATCGAAGCGATCTGGAGAAAGCCATTCATGCTTTCATTAGTTCGCGACTAGACTACTGCAACGCACTTTATGTGGAAATCGCTCAAGCTTGTTTACATCGTCTGCAACTTGAGCAGAATGC contains the following coding sequences:
- the LOC128533933 gene encoding scavenger receptor cysteine-rich type 1 protein M130-like, translating into MEICLTFILLSSTLTLTAADSVRLVNGGSRCAGRVEVLQEEQWGTVCGSAWDMTDAAVVCSELQCGEAVDAPQFGHFGPGSGPIWMVDVDCRGSESTLKNCRSVSRGEDYGCVHGFDAGVTCSGKNVRLSAGPHQCSGRVEVYHGGSWSTVCDADFDQQDAEVVCQELGCGIPVKVLGSAAFGRGEGQVWTEELQCRGNESEITFCPTSSSLKHSHCSHDNDVGLICSGHTKARLVNGPDSCSGRVELQYLSDWGTVCAVNWGMNTADVLCAQLDCGSAVAVVGVDWFGEGSGHIWADVFDCQGNETHLSQCGVSSWSRAACSHKHDAGVICNGSSMAFHEGRVRLSEGSECQGEVKIYFGQDWRRVLLDSWSLSEASVLCRQLGCGSVLNYRSSSFTTEHKHMCVTGFSCSGSEAHLGNCSSAQPVNCSSGEQLYITCSAKKLFNPDPRSIRLVGSGGDCAGRLEVFHSGSWGTVCDDSWDIEDAQVVCRQLQCGVALSTHIPAWFGPGTGSIWLNEVECEGNETSLWNCRSQLCEEGECGHQEDVGVVCSDFKEIRLSEGCKGNLEVFYNGTWGNVCHNQMEMELETANMVCQELNCGRREHLGSKSTRAESSPNWLDHVKCRKHDSNLLKCPSSPWGQNRCNNRNDEVIHITCTGRRIYSLHLCEWSCSSALVFFFMCDVCDVEHWSLRLSGGKGSCSGRLEVYHNATWGSVCDDQWNIRNAQVVCRQLGCGSALSADRNVSFGPGEGTIWLNRVKCRGDEIHLWDCHHSLKKHTDCSHAGVTCADISTVSTTTPTTTTTTTTTTTTTSGRAAPNPPSAVAPPTPPLVLFVLGTLLFLALVLLVVLFYQNRVLRRVVSKTRRKTQPEAVYEEINHRSITRRITSSTQRGSLLSEEQHSGYEHVDDELLSVKSGIGEKAQYYDDVIDTSDFISDTGRVKPPEDYDDAVTAGPIADNVEEDEAENYDEAITADQKSVILTEDVSENYDDAVTAETNTNITTDNPEDYDDVITEEQDGGETEEYDEVEEKSQKDRDHVTETRPQRPFLRKLHFNFYKHKQ